In Deferribacter autotrophicus, a single genomic region encodes these proteins:
- a CDS encoding heterodisulfide reductase-related iron-sulfur binding cluster → MEATREIYWNVGHGVLIPMYLFAIIAIGILVYGFKKRLEIYKIGKPLNRFDNRDERVRLLLTNVLGQTKVLRVAGPGTAHALFFWGFLILTIGTTLVFLQADILHPLFGVKFLKGLFYKLFSITLDIAGLVAILMMIGFFIRRFFVKPEGLETVKDDYIMHGLLFAILVTGFFVEGARMAATELKNNISLAYWSPVGFFVANILRGMSESSLLALHKGLWWVHLFLAFGFIASIPFIKFRHIFTTSANYFFTDLRQKGSIDTIDIENEEAESFGVSKVNEFTWKDIFDADACTRCKRCQDRCPAYNTDKPLSPMKLILDIGEAAGSGAETNVIEKVTKDVIWACTTCRACQEICPANNEHVNKILEMRRNLVLMEGEFPGEEVMMAMDNVEVNGNPMGMGFATRGDWAKDLDVKIMSEDSDVDILYFVGCYASFDKRNQQVAKSFIKLCNAAGVKVGILGKEEKCCGEPVRKMGNEYLYQMVAMENIEVIKGYNVKKVVTTCPHCFNTLARDYKDLGFDIEVEHYTTFLWKLINDRKLQIKELPFECTYHDSCYIGRYMDIFEEPRDVLKVAGANVKEMSKNRYESFCCGAGGGRIIAEENIGEKISVKRVKMAEETGADMLVSNCPFCLTMFEDGLKMAELDEKIKAKDLAEILVERLENQE, encoded by the coding sequence ATGGAAGCGACAAGAGAAATTTATTGGAATGTGGGACACGGTGTACTTATACCGATGTATTTATTTGCGATTATTGCCATAGGGATTCTTGTATACGGTTTTAAAAAGCGTTTGGAAATTTATAAGATAGGAAAACCATTGAATCGTTTTGATAATAGAGACGAAAGAGTTAGGTTATTACTTACAAATGTACTTGGGCAAACAAAAGTATTGAGAGTGGCAGGTCCAGGTACTGCCCATGCACTTTTTTTCTGGGGTTTTTTAATTTTAACCATAGGTACTACACTTGTATTTTTACAGGCGGATATTTTACATCCTCTTTTCGGTGTCAAATTCTTAAAAGGTCTTTTTTATAAACTGTTTTCTATTACTCTCGATATTGCAGGACTTGTTGCCATATTGATGATGATTGGATTTTTTATCAGAAGATTTTTTGTTAAACCTGAAGGGCTTGAAACGGTCAAAGATGATTATATTATGCACGGGCTTCTTTTTGCCATTTTGGTAACAGGGTTTTTTGTAGAAGGTGCCAGAATGGCTGCCACAGAATTGAAAAATAATATTTCCCTAGCGTATTGGTCCCCTGTAGGTTTTTTTGTTGCAAATATATTGAGAGGGATGAGTGAATCATCCCTTCTTGCCCTTCATAAAGGATTATGGTGGGTACATCTATTTCTTGCTTTCGGTTTTATAGCGTCAATTCCGTTTATAAAGTTTAGGCATATTTTTACCACATCTGCCAATTATTTTTTCACAGATTTAAGACAAAAGGGGAGTATCGATACCATTGATATTGAAAATGAAGAAGCTGAAAGTTTCGGTGTTAGCAAAGTTAATGAGTTTACATGGAAGGATATTTTTGATGCCGATGCTTGTACAAGATGTAAAAGGTGTCAGGATAGATGTCCGGCTTACAATACTGATAAACCATTAAGTCCTATGAAACTCATCTTGGATATAGGTGAAGCCGCTGGTAGCGGAGCTGAAACCAATGTGATTGAAAAGGTTACAAAAGATGTTATTTGGGCATGTACCACTTGTAGAGCATGTCAAGAAATATGCCCTGCAAACAATGAGCATGTTAATAAGATTTTAGAAATGAGAAGAAATCTTGTGCTGATGGAAGGGGAATTCCCTGGTGAAGAAGTAATGATGGCAATGGACAATGTAGAAGTTAACGGTAATCCAATGGGTATGGGTTTTGCCACAAGAGGGGATTGGGCTAAAGACCTTGATGTGAAAATTATGAGTGAAGATAGTGATGTGGATATTCTTTATTTTGTGGGTTGCTATGCTTCTTTTGACAAGAGGAATCAACAAGTGGCAAAGAGTTTTATTAAACTTTGTAATGCTGCCGGTGTCAAAGTAGGAATTCTTGGCAAAGAGGAAAAATGCTGTGGTGAGCCTGTAAGAAAGATGGGTAATGAGTATCTTTACCAAATGGTTGCTATGGAAAATATTGAGGTGATTAAAGGTTACAATGTGAAGAAGGTTGTGACGACCTGTCCTCACTGTTTTAATACACTGGCTAGAGATTATAAAGATTTGGGATTTGATATAGAAGTGGAGCACTATACCACATTTTTATGGAAACTTATCAATGATAGAAAGTTACAGATAAAAGAGTTGCCTTTTGAGTGTACTTATCATGATTCATGCTACATCGGAAGATACATGGATATTTTTGAAGAGCCAAGGGATGTATTAAAGGTAGCTGGTGCTAATGTAAAAGAGATGAGCAAGAACAGATATGAGAGTTTCTGCTGTGGTGCCGGTGGCGGTAGAATAATTGCTGAAGAGAATATTGGTGAAAAGATAAGTGTAAAAAGGGTTAAGATGGCTGAAGAGACTGGAGCAGATATGCTGGTATCAAACTGTCCTTTCTGTCTTACTATGTTTGAGGATGGATTAAAAATGGCTGAGCTTGATGAAAAGATAAAAGCAAAAGATTTGGCTGAGATATTAGTAGAAAGATTGGAAAATCAAGAATAA
- a CDS encoding IS110 family transposase encodes MKNDKFAFFIGVDVSKDKFNCAIINNKLELLKEAEFQMDIDGFNSFYDLIKKYDSSIIALESTGSYHINLLASLVSKKKDVCLINPALIKKFAQSVTLRKTKTDKIDAVIIAKFIAKNIEHFNYFALPESNDIIALARMREHITQQIARVKTQLKQHLTVVFPELVANANVFTQSILHILKHMPTAEIIRNANEDDIQKILDELKFAHKSNITPQKLISLAKSSIGISSDIWATVIKEDVEMLIFLNSRLDNITKEFIDKIKSSKKDDMEIITSIKGINDITAAHFLAEIKDINRFANKGKLAAYAGIDPAIKQSGSMYSNGRISKKGSRSLRRILYLMASGVMKFNEYFRAYYLKKKEEGMPHRKAMIALCNKLVRVLYAMLTKKEVFHMPKLS; translated from the coding sequence ATGAAAAATGACAAATTTGCTTTCTTTATAGGTGTTGATGTTTCCAAAGATAAGTTTAATTGCGCTATTATTAACAATAAGCTTGAACTTCTCAAAGAAGCTGAATTTCAAATGGACATTGATGGTTTTAACAGCTTCTATGACTTGATTAAAAAGTATGACTCCTCTATCATTGCTCTTGAATCTACTGGCAGCTATCACATTAACCTCTTAGCATCCCTTGTATCCAAAAAGAAAGATGTCTGTCTTATTAATCCAGCTCTCATCAAAAAATTTGCCCAATCCGTTACTCTCAGAAAAACCAAAACCGATAAAATTGATGCTGTTATCATTGCTAAATTTATAGCTAAGAATATTGAACATTTCAATTATTTTGCTCTTCCTGAGTCCAATGATATTATCGCACTTGCCAGGATGAGAGAACATATTACTCAGCAGATTGCAAGAGTTAAGACTCAGCTTAAACAGCATCTTACTGTAGTATTTCCTGAACTTGTGGCAAATGCCAATGTATTTACTCAATCCATTTTGCATATCCTTAAACATATGCCTACAGCTGAAATCATCAGGAATGCTAATGAAGATGATATTCAAAAGATTCTTGATGAATTGAAGTTTGCACATAAGTCAAATATTACCCCTCAGAAGCTCATATCCCTTGCTAAATCCTCCATTGGTATTTCCTCTGATATCTGGGCTACTGTCATCAAAGAAGATGTTGAAATGCTCATATTTCTTAATAGCCGACTTGATAATATTACGAAGGAATTTATTGATAAAATAAAATCTTCCAAAAAAGATGATATGGAGATTATTACTTCTATCAAAGGAATTAATGATATTACCGCTGCCCATTTTCTTGCAGAAATTAAAGATATAAACAGATTTGCCAACAAAGGTAAACTTGCTGCCTATGCCGGGATAGATCCTGCTATTAAACAATCCGGAAGTATGTATAGTAACGGCAGAATAAGTAAAAAAGGATCCCGGTCCCTTAGGCGTATTCTTTATCTTATGGCAAGTGGTGTTATGAAGTTTAATGAGTATTTTAGAGCGTATTATTTGAAAAAGAAGGAGGAAGGTATGCCTCATAGAAAAGCTATGATTGCATTGTGTAACAAACTTGTGCGTGTACTTTATGCCATGCTTACAAAAAAAGAGGTTTTTCATATGCCTAAATTATCTTAA
- a CDS encoding 3-hydroxybutyryl-CoA dehydrogenase: protein MKVAVIGAGQMGSGITHVLAQHGFKVGLYDISQSQLERAFLVIRKNMERQAKKGLFEESRIEEFLSNIETVNQLELLEDADFFIEAATENEDIKFELFRKLDNLAKPEAILATNTSSISITKIAAVTNRPDKVIGMHFMNPVPVMKLVEIIRGLATSDETFEKTVELARSLGKETAIASDYAGFIVNRILIPMINEAIFAHFEGVASIQDIDKAMKLGTNQPMGPFELADFIGLDTVLAIMEVLYNEFKYDKYRPCPLLVNMVRAGYLGRKVGKGFYDYQ from the coding sequence ATGAAGGTGGCAGTTATCGGTGCAGGACAGATGGGTTCAGGCATAACCCATGTTTTAGCTCAGCATGGATTTAAAGTAGGCCTTTATGATATAAGTCAATCTCAGCTTGAAAGAGCTTTTCTGGTTATTAGGAAAAATATGGAAAGACAGGCTAAAAAAGGGCTTTTTGAGGAATCAAGGATTGAAGAATTCTTATCAAACATTGAAACAGTAAATCAGCTTGAGTTACTGGAAGATGCTGATTTTTTTATAGAGGCTGCTACTGAGAATGAAGATATAAAATTTGAGCTTTTTAGAAAACTGGATAATCTGGCAAAGCCTGAAGCTATTCTCGCAACTAATACGTCATCAATATCAATTACAAAGATAGCTGCTGTGACTAACAGACCAGATAAAGTTATTGGGATGCACTTTATGAATCCTGTGCCTGTAATGAAATTGGTTGAGATTATTAGAGGGCTTGCCACAAGTGATGAGACTTTTGAAAAGACTGTGGAGCTTGCTAGAAGTCTAGGGAAAGAAACTGCCATAGCTTCTGACTATGCTGGCTTTATCGTTAACAGAATTTTGATACCAATGATAAATGAGGCAATTTTTGCACATTTTGAAGGTGTGGCATCTATCCAAGATATAGATAAAGCAATGAAGCTTGGTACAAACCAACCAATGGGGCCCTTTGAATTAGCAGATTTTATAGGGCTTGATACCGTTCTGGCAATTATGGAAGTGCTCTACAATGAATTCAAGTATGACAAATACAGACCTTGTCCATTACTTGTAAATATGGTTAGAGCTGGATATTTGGGGAGAAAAGTAGGTAAAGGTTTTTATGATTATCAATAA
- a CDS encoding enoyl-CoA hydratase-related protein: protein MEYKNIVLKIEDNIALLTVNRPKALNALNSEVLSELECALYEIENNDDVKCVIITGDGEKAFVAGADIKEMLGMDAIAAAEFAKKGHSIIRFIRKMKKPVIAAVNGYALGGGFELALACDIIYASENAKLGFPEVTLGIMPGFGGTQNLVRICGEKIANELIFTGQMISAVRAKEINVVCEVLKDKESLMDRAFETAKKIASNSPKGVAFAKSAILTGVNMNLSEALDYESTLFGLLFNTEDQKEGMSAFVEKRKAKFKGK from the coding sequence ATGGAGTATAAAAATATTGTATTAAAGATAGAAGACAACATAGCTCTTTTAACTGTGAACAGACCTAAGGCACTTAATGCGTTGAATAGTGAAGTGTTGAGTGAGCTAGAATGTGCTCTTTATGAGATTGAAAATAATGATGATGTAAAGTGTGTGATAATAACTGGTGATGGTGAAAAAGCTTTTGTGGCAGGTGCTGATATAAAAGAGATGCTGGGTATGGATGCTATTGCAGCTGCTGAGTTTGCTAAAAAAGGGCACAGTATTATCAGATTCATTAGAAAAATGAAGAAGCCTGTTATAGCTGCTGTAAATGGTTATGCCCTTGGTGGTGGTTTTGAATTGGCTTTAGCCTGCGATATAATTTATGCATCAGAAAATGCAAAGTTAGGATTCCCTGAGGTAACACTTGGAATTATGCCGGGTTTTGGGGGGACTCAGAATCTTGTAAGGATTTGTGGCGAAAAGATTGCCAATGAACTCATTTTTACAGGTCAGATGATTTCTGCGGTAAGAGCAAAAGAGATAAATGTGGTTTGTGAAGTATTAAAGGATAAAGAATCTTTAATGGATAGGGCTTTTGAAACAGCTAAAAAGATTGCTTCAAATTCCCCTAAAGGGGTGGCTTTTGCAAAGAGTGCTATCTTAACCGGTGTAAATATGAATTTATCCGAAGCTTTAGATTATGAAAGCACTCTTTTTGGACTGTTGTTTAACACTGAGGATCAAAAAGAGGGGATGAGTGCATTTGTAGAAAAAAGAAAAGCGAAATTTAAAGGAAAATAA
- a CDS encoding acyl-CoA thioesterase, whose product MEFSTEIEVRFSDLDAYGHVNNAIFFTYLETARTKLFKDYLSKATAEGLFFLVVKAECEYKTPINYSDKVIVTIMVEKIGNTSFTFNYKIHNGENKIFATAKTVMVTFDANKNKPVKIPESFLKLLTEGCCTV is encoded by the coding sequence ATGGAATTCAGCACCGAAATTGAAGTAAGATTTAGCGATCTTGATGCATACGGACATGTGAACAACGCAATATTTTTCACTTATCTTGAAACAGCAAGAACAAAATTATTCAAAGACTACCTTTCAAAAGCAACCGCTGAAGGGTTATTTTTTCTCGTTGTTAAAGCAGAATGCGAATACAAAACACCTATAAACTACTCAGACAAAGTCATTGTTACAATAATGGTTGAAAAAATTGGTAATACAAGTTTTACTTTTAATTATAAGATACACAATGGAGAAAATAAAATTTTTGCCACCGCAAAAACTGTAATGGTCACCTTCGATGCTAATAAAAACAAACCTGTAAAAATACCTGAAAGTTTTCTTAAGTTATTAACAGAAGGATGTTGTACAGTATGA
- a CDS encoding DUF554 domain-containing protein has protein sequence MIIGTVVNTVAVAVGSIIGVTIGKRIKPEIKDAVMKALGLAVVVLGIKMAFEKHDFLLALIAIVIGTAVGEMINIELFLENIGGYFQQKVKSESGNFVLAFVTASVLFCVGSMTIIGAIKDGLSNDPSVLYIKSLLDGVSSIILASTLGIGVFFSIVVILVYQGLLSLLAFKFTFLLNDMYVNGISVVGGIIILGIGLNMLGLTKIKTGNMLPSLFIIPIIDFLAKIIV, from the coding sequence ATGATTATAGGGACTGTGGTCAATACTGTGGCTGTAGCTGTTGGGAGTATTATAGGTGTTACGATTGGAAAAAGAATTAAGCCGGAGATTAAAGATGCTGTTATGAAGGCGCTGGGGCTTGCAGTGGTTGTACTTGGTATCAAAATGGCTTTTGAAAAGCACGATTTCTTATTGGCGCTCATTGCCATTGTTATAGGAACAGCAGTGGGTGAAATGATAAATATTGAATTGTTTCTAGAGAATATAGGTGGTTATTTCCAACAAAAAGTCAAAAGTGAATCAGGAAATTTTGTTCTTGCTTTTGTTACTGCTTCAGTCCTGTTTTGTGTGGGTTCTATGACAATTATTGGAGCGATAAAGGATGGTCTGAGTAATGATCCTTCTGTACTTTATATAAAGAGTTTACTTGATGGGGTATCATCCATTATTCTTGCATCTACCCTGGGGATAGGAGTGTTTTTTTCTATTGTAGTGATTTTGGTGTATCAGGGGTTATTAAGTTTATTAGCCTTTAAGTTTACATTTTTATTAAATGATATGTATGTAAATGGTATTTCTGTGGTTGGTGGGATTATAATTTTAGGTATCGGTTTAAATATGCTTGGACTTACAAAGATAAAAACTGGGAATATGCTTCCATCCCTTTTCATTATACCAATCATTGATTTTTTAGCAAAAATAATAGTGTAA
- a CDS encoding chalcone isomerase family protein encodes MKKLLMLLLSCLILASTLQAKDVSGISIPDGYDLGGKSLVLNGTGYRKKFFIKVYIGALYLEKKSSNFEEISNQNPIVIKMHFLYKKVKAKQMQDAFKEGLEKSYPNLAESDVVKKFLNTFNFDVVKGDDIDLVLETDKVTVIHNGNKISEIKSKELAKAILEIYIGDKPADKNLKKGLLGV; translated from the coding sequence ATGAAAAAATTATTAATGCTCTTATTATCTTGTCTAATCCTTGCTTCAACTTTGCAAGCAAAAGATGTTTCCGGCATCTCAATACCAGATGGTTATGATTTAGGTGGTAAATCACTTGTGTTAAACGGTACTGGTTACAGAAAGAAATTTTTTATTAAAGTATATATTGGAGCTCTTTATCTTGAAAAAAAATCATCAAATTTTGAAGAAATTTCAAATCAAAACCCAATAGTTATAAAAATGCATTTCCTTTATAAAAAAGTCAAAGCAAAACAGATGCAAGATGCTTTCAAAGAAGGACTTGAAAAATCGTATCCCAATTTAGCTGAGTCAGATGTTGTTAAGAAATTTTTAAATACTTTTAATTTTGATGTTGTAAAAGGAGATGATATTGACTTGGTACTTGAAACTGATAAAGTTACAGTAATTCACAACGGTAACAAAATAAGTGAAATAAAATCCAAAGAGCTTGCAAAAGCAATTCTTGAAATTTACATAGGTGATAAACCAGCAGACAAAAACCTAAAAAAAGGACTGTTAGGAGTATAA
- a CDS encoding phospholipase D-like domain-containing protein has translation MNFYRLSKRKLFLNIAFAVFVVVFFVITNISAKLIKHEGKVTFLPNKEILKPLIKDIEDAKDSIYIAMYMFKTDDYKFNYSTLIEEALFDALKKGVKVYAVFDTGKKNDITTEFNKDTGEELRKKGAVVWYDSPERRLHAKVVVIDNKIIYLGSHNYTHSALKYNYEASVRIESPEMAKEVIRYIRGIR, from the coding sequence ATGAACTTTTACAGATTATCGAAGAGAAAGCTTTTTCTTAATATTGCATTTGCAGTTTTTGTCGTAGTTTTTTTTGTAATTACAAATATTTCAGCAAAATTAATTAAGCATGAAGGTAAAGTAACCTTTTTGCCTAACAAAGAGATTTTAAAGCCGCTTATTAAAGATATAGAAGATGCTAAAGATAGTATTTATATTGCCATGTATATGTTTAAAACAGATGATTATAAGTTTAATTACTCTACACTTATTGAAGAAGCTCTATTTGATGCATTGAAGAAAGGTGTCAAAGTATATGCAGTTTTTGACACAGGGAAAAAGAATGATATCACAACCGAATTTAATAAAGATACTGGTGAGGAATTGAGGAAAAAAGGAGCAGTTGTTTGGTATGATTCTCCTGAAAGAAGACTTCATGCAAAGGTTGTTGTTATTGATAATAAGATTATTTATCTTGGAAGTCACAACTATACTCACAGTGCTTTGAAATATAATTATGAAGCGAGTGTAAGGATTGAATCACCTGAAATGGCTAAAGAGGTGATAAGGTATATTAGAGGGATAAGATGA
- a CDS encoding MerR family transcriptional regulator, which produces MKINNEELFQIGEVAEMLGITTRTIRYYEEIGLMDPPQRLEGGIRIYTKDDIKRLKFILKLKELGISLKEMQELAQIYKIHQTPEKIMPKLIEILDSHIAKIDEKIAKLASLRKDIVDYKTRILEILKQNNT; this is translated from the coding sequence ATGAAAATAAATAATGAAGAATTATTTCAAATTGGTGAAGTTGCTGAAATGCTTGGTATTACCACAAGAACAATTAGATACTATGAAGAAATAGGCCTCATGGATCCTCCCCAAAGACTCGAGGGGGGAATCAGAATTTACACAAAAGATGATATCAAAAGGTTGAAATTTATTTTAAAATTAAAAGAACTTGGAATCTCTTTAAAAGAAATGCAAGAACTTGCTCAAATTTATAAAATTCACCAAACACCCGAAAAAATTATGCCAAAACTAATTGAAATTCTTGACTCACACATAGCAAAAATTGATGAAAAAATAGCAAAGCTTGCCTCACTCAGGAAAGATATCGTAGACTATAAAACAAGAATTTTAGAAATTCTTAAACAAAACAACACGTAG
- the yihA gene encoding ribosome biogenesis GTP-binding protein YihA/YsxC produces MKAEFIKSAFFEKDYPDTELPEIAFVGRSNVGKSSMINTLTNRKKLVKVSQKPGKTRAINFFNINDKIIFVDLPGYGYAKVSKKEREKWKFIIETYLLKRKQLKCVVLIIDIRIGPTEYDMMMLEWLEAYSIDTVIALTKSDKLSNNKIAKQKREIAVKLGMDEDRFVIFSSITRRGRDELLQIIEEKAFS; encoded by the coding sequence ATGAAAGCTGAATTTATAAAATCCGCATTCTTTGAAAAAGATTACCCGGATACTGAATTACCGGAAATAGCCTTTGTGGGTAGAAGTAATGTAGGGAAATCTTCAATGATTAATACCCTTACAAACAGAAAAAAACTTGTAAAGGTGAGTCAAAAGCCTGGGAAAACAAGAGCTATAAACTTTTTTAATATTAATGATAAAATAATATTTGTGGATTTACCGGGCTATGGTTATGCGAAGGTTTCTAAAAAAGAGCGCGAAAAATGGAAATTTATAATCGAAACTTATTTATTGAAGAGAAAGCAACTTAAATGCGTTGTATTGATTATTGATATAAGGATTGGACCTACAGAATATGATATGATGATGCTTGAGTGGTTAGAAGCTTATTCTATAGACACTGTTATTGCTCTTACCAAATCAGATAAGTTGTCAAACAATAAAATTGCAAAACAGAAGAGGGAAATTGCAGTAAAACTTGGTATGGATGAAGATAGATTTGTTATTTTTTCAAGTATCACAAGAAGAGGTCGTGATGAACTTTTACAGATTATCGAAGAGAAAGCTTTTTCTTAA
- a CDS encoding acyl-CoA dehydrogenase, with the protein MNFELTQDHKVLQDTLRDFVNNEIKPIAADIDKNHEIPADLVKKIAEMGFLGTYIPEEYGGAGLDYFSYIMTVEEVSKACASTGVMISAHTSLACDPILQFGTEEQKKKYLPPLTTGEKIGCILLTEPEAGSDVANISTTYREEGDYYVINGSKIFITNGAFRGIGVLFATKDKELKHKGLSAFIIDLTSEGVEILKNEEKLGIRGSYTTAFALDNVKIPKENLLGKEGDGFKIAMETLNGGRIGIAAQALGIAEGAFERCIAYVQERKQFGKPLAAFQAIQFKLADMATRIEASKLITYKAAWLKDMKKTNAIESAMAKMYASETATYVTKEAIQIHGGYGYICEYEIERMFRDAKITEIYEGTNEVQRIVISKMLLK; encoded by the coding sequence ATGAATTTTGAATTAACTCAAGACCACAAGGTATTGCAGGACACTTTGCGGGATTTTGTAAACAATGAGATAAAACCGATTGCTGCAGATATTGATAAAAACCATGAGATACCAGCAGATCTTGTGAAAAAGATTGCAGAGATGGGTTTTCTTGGCACCTATATTCCGGAGGAGTATGGTGGAGCTGGCCTTGATTATTTTTCATACATTATGACTGTAGAAGAGGTATCTAAAGCATGTGCTTCTACGGGGGTTATGATTTCTGCCCATACATCTTTGGCATGTGATCCTATTTTGCAATTTGGGACAGAGGAGCAAAAGAAAAAGTATTTACCACCCCTTACTACTGGTGAAAAAATAGGATGTATACTGCTCACTGAGCCGGAAGCTGGTAGCGATGTTGCAAATATTTCCACTACTTACAGGGAAGAAGGTGATTATTATGTAATTAATGGCTCTAAGATTTTTATTACAAATGGTGCTTTTAGAGGTATTGGTGTACTTTTTGCAACAAAGGATAAGGAATTAAAACATAAAGGTTTATCAGCTTTTATTATTGACTTGACCAGTGAAGGTGTTGAAATTCTGAAAAATGAAGAAAAGCTTGGGATTAGAGGAAGTTATACCACCGCGTTTGCTCTTGATAATGTAAAAATACCAAAGGAAAATCTTCTTGGTAAAGAGGGGGATGGCTTCAAAATTGCAATGGAGACATTGAACGGTGGTAGAATCGGTATTGCTGCACAGGCGTTAGGTATAGCTGAAGGTGCTTTTGAAAGGTGTATTGCTTATGTTCAGGAAAGAAAACAGTTTGGCAAACCTCTTGCAGCTTTTCAAGCAATACAGTTTAAGCTTGCAGATATGGCAACAAGAATAGAAGCAAGCAAACTTATAACTTACAAGGCGGCATGGCTCAAAGATATGAAAAAAACCAACGCCATTGAATCGGCAATGGCAAAGATGTATGCCTCTGAAACAGCAACTTATGTGACAAAAGAGGCTATCCAAATTCATGGTGGATACGGATATATTTGTGAATATGAAATTGAAAGAATGTTTAGAGATGCAAAAATCACTGAAATTTATGAAGGGACAAACGAAGTTCAGAGGATTGTAATTTCAAAGATGTTGTTGAAGTAA
- a CDS encoding thiolase family protein codes for MREVYVVEGLRTPFGSFGGALSDVHPAKLAATVIEKLFDVTGIPKDAVDEVILGQVLMGGFGQAPTRQAMRYAGIPDKAHAMTINKVCGSGLKSLMLGAQSVMVGDSDIVIAGGMESMSMSPYALHKARYGYRMGNGEIVDLMIYDALLDPYSGRHMGMLTEETIKKEGLTRDEQDDYAERSYKLSQKAINEGIFKDEIVPVVKVTKKGEVIVDTDEEPFRVKFEKLRQLKPVFAKDGTITAANASTINDGAACLILASEDALKKYNLKPIGKLIAYATNSIHPDEFSLAPVGAIKKVCEKAGLKIEDIDLFEINEAFAAVVLFAVKNLNLPLEKVNVNGGAVSIGHPVGASGGRLAVTLLKEMHRRGSKYGLATLCIGGGEAVSAIFERV; via the coding sequence ATGAGAGAGGTGTATGTGGTAGAAGGGTTGAGGACGCCTTTTGGCTCTTTTGGTGGGGCACTTTCTGATGTTCATCCTGCAAAGCTTGCTGCTACTGTTATTGAAAAACTGTTTGATGTTACAGGTATTCCTAAAGATGCTGTGGATGAAGTAATTTTAGGCCAGGTTTTGATGGGAGGATTTGGACAGGCACCTACCAGACAGGCGATGAGGTATGCCGGCATTCCGGACAAGGCGCATGCTATGACAATAAATAAGGTGTGCGGTAGCGGTTTGAAGTCTTTGATGCTCGGAGCACAATCCGTCATGGTTGGAGATTCCGATATTGTGATTGCAGGTGGGATGGAGAGTATGTCTATGAGCCCCTATGCACTTCATAAGGCAAGATACGGTTACAGGATGGGGAATGGGGAGATTGTGGATTTGATGATTTATGATGCTTTGTTAGATCCTTATTCAGGCAGGCATATGGGGATGTTGACTGAGGAGACTATCAAAAAAGAGGGCCTCACAAGGGATGAACAAGACGACTATGCAGAAAGATCATATAAACTTTCTCAAAAAGCGATAAATGAAGGGATATTTAAGGATGAAATTGTTCCTGTTGTAAAAGTTACAAAGAAAGGGGAAGTGATTGTAGATACTGATGAAGAACCTTTCCGTGTAAAATTTGAAAAGCTGCGTCAGCTTAAACCGGTTTTTGCAAAAGATGGAACGATTACTGCAGCTAATGCTTCCACGATTAATGATGGTGCAGCATGTTTAATTCTTGCAAGCGAAGATGCTCTTAAAAAGTACAATTTAAAGCCAATAGGCAAGCTTATAGCTTATGCCACAAACAGTATTCATCCTGATGAGTTTTCTCTGGCGCCGGTGGGTGCAATTAAAAAGGTTTGTGAAAAAGCTGGGTTGAAAATTGAAGATATTGATCTTTTTGAGATAAATGAAGCCTTTGCTGCTGTTGTTCTTTTTGCTGTGAAGAATTTAAATTTGCCTCTTGAAAAAGTGAATGTAAACGGGGGTGCAGTTTCCATAGGGCATCCTGTAGGTGCAAGTGGTGGTAGGCTAGCTGTTACCCTTTTAAAAGAGATGCATAGAAGAGGTTCAAAATACGGGCTTGCCACTCTTTGCATAGGTGGTGGTGAAGCTGTAAGTGCAATTTTTGAGAGGGTGTAA